One genomic segment of Belonocnema kinseyi isolate 2016_QV_RU_SX_M_011 chromosome 2, B_treatae_v1, whole genome shotgun sequence includes these proteins:
- the LOC117182595 gene encoding uncharacterized protein LOC117182595, with the protein MYYRPDEAKWNLAESLVAEFPSLRSEYGDYGCIQEEFKRIMISVDFKDEFLGVFLASYVQKMFAYCKMEKPKIYKEALATIKDDNLRAVSILPELLPNTNFVLGKRAKENKVGKAAKKVYSTSDILSHS; encoded by the exons ATGTA ctaTCGTCCAGATGAGGCTAAATGGAATTTAGCTGAAAGTCTAGTAGCCGAATTTCCATCTCTACGAAGTGAATATGGAGATTATGGATGT ATTCAGGAAGAGTTCAAGCGCATAATGATAAGCGTCGATTTCAAGGACGAATTTTTGGGTGTTTTTCTAGCTTCTTATGTCCAAAAAATGTTTGCCTACTGCAAAATGGAAAAaccgaaaatttataaagaagCTCTAGCTACGATTAAAGATG ATAACTTAAGGGCTGTTTCAATTCTACCGGAATTACTaccaaatacaaattttgtacttGGTAAGCGGGCAAAGGAAAACAAAGTAGGAAAAGCAGCAAAAAAGGTTTATTCTACTTCTGATATATTGTCTCATTCTTAA